The following coding sequences lie in one Opisthocomus hoazin isolate bOpiHoa1 chromosome 7, bOpiHoa1.hap1, whole genome shotgun sequence genomic window:
- the LOC142361885 gene encoding uncharacterized protein LOC142361885, translating into MEQPPRITDSFPRRRARRPPGKVKGKVKRCPQPPPAAESPPPASPPGPSPPGDAAPLRPGLGVRAVHRDHPVAAVGAGAGAGAEPPQPSSRRSPGAPGRPRCHLQPLARVLALSRCTPRQRDEKEGGGRGGSCPLPPRPVRSRATAPGGTGRIKGWCERRWGAAACCLGGTRGWGVKPLCGVLREGSVPPPPRESQAGLCSHTEFNGSPGSRGGSVPPHSAPTQCPRPHRPPTVRSRWWSPCPTDPLAVGVPLSPRRGAPRPHPPGRGGRGAQPAPWAERSRGGVWGCHWGGRRGGPTPVLTSSTGWGRLAARSGGGQKAELTEGALTGSGAGGEGWQRPGQGPAGCLACQRADRRTDGPGGMRGGAWDAPQRADGTEGGATGCQRVGWITS; encoded by the exons ATGGAGCAGCCCCCCCGCATCACCGACTCCTtcccgcggcggcgggcgcggcgacCCCCGGGCAAGGTCAAGGGCAAGGTCAAgcgctgtccccagccccccccggcagccgagtcccccccccccgcgtccccccccggACCAAGCCCTCCTGGAGATGCTGCGCCGCTTCGACCTGGCCTGGGAGTACGGGCCGTGCAccg gGATCACCCGGTTgcagcggtgggagcgggcgcaggcgctggggctgagcccccccagcccagttCGCGACGCTCTCCTGGAGCACCGGGACGACCCCGATGTCACCTACAG CCTCTGGCACGAGTACTCGCTCTGAGCCGCTGCACCCCACGCCAGAGGGatgagaaggaaggggggggccggggggggtcgtGCCCGCTGCCCCCCAGGCCTGTCCGCAGCCGTGCCACGGccccggggggcaccgggcggATTAAAGGCTGGTGTGAGCGAAGGTGGGGGGCTGCCGCGTGCTGTCTGGGGGGCACCCGGGGTTGGGGGGTGAAGCCCCTTTGTGGGGTACTGAGGGAGGGGTctgtgcccccccctccccgagagaGCCAGGCGGGTTTGTGCAGTCACACAGAGTTTAAtggcagccctgggagcaggggggggTCTGTGCCCCCCCACAGTGCCCCCACACAGTGCCCTCGGCCCCACAGACCCCCCACGGTACGGAGCAGATGGTGGTCCCCTTGCCCCACAGATCCCCTCGCTGTGGGGGTGCCCCTGTCCCCTCGtaggggtgctccccgcccccaccccccaggcaggggagggcggggggctcagccggCCCCGTGGGCAGAACGGAGCCGgggcggggtctgggggtgccactggggagggaggagagggggtcCCACCCCAGTACTCACCAGTAGCACAGGCTGGGGGCGGCTGGCTGCGAGATCTGGGGGGGGGCAGAAGGCAGAGTTAACGGAGGGAGCGTTAACGGGGTCAGGAGCTGGAGGCGAGGGCTGGCAGCGCCCAGGGCAGGGACCTGCAGGCTGCCTGGCCTGCCAGCGggcagacagacggacagacggaccAGGGGGGATGCGAGGAGGGGCGTGGGATGCCCCACAGCGGGCTGATGGGACAGAAGGGGGGGCCACGGGCTGCCAGAGGGTGGGCTGGATCACAAGCTGA